The genomic region GAGGGGCAGGTTGACGCGCAGTTCGTCGTCGACGAGAACGGGCGCATCCAGAGCGGCACGTTTAAGGTTCTGAACTCGGCCAATTCCGCGTTTGTGGACGCCGTCAAGCGGGCAATACCTTCGATGCGATTCAGGCCGGCGAAAATCGGCAACACGAAGGTCTCGCAGGTGGTGCAGCAGTCGTTCAAGTTCAAGCTCAGCAGCTGACGCGGATCAAAGACAAGAGAGAACGGCCCGGGCGAAACGTCCGGGCCTTTTTCTATGAACGGATAACAACAGATAGAACGGATTAGACGCGGAACACGGAGAACTGCAGGGAGTTACTTTTTGTTTTTCCCATTCAAGAATTTCTTCGTGTCCTTCGTGTCCTTCGTGTCCTTCGTGTCCGTTTTCCCGTTATTGGCACCTTTGGTTTTGGCGCTGACGATTCTCGTCGCCGAGCCGGCGTCCGGCCAGGGCGCGGGCCCTCCTGTGCATGGAAAGCGCGCGACGCGGCTCGTCATCCGCAACGCAACCATCGCCGATGGGAACGGAACGCCGGCGTCGGGTCCCGCTGACGTCGTAGTAGAAGGCAACCGCATCACCGGTGTTGTATTCCTCGATCCGGTCGCCGTCAGAACCGGCGTTGCGAGGCGGCCCGCGGCTGGTGATGCCGAGATAGACGCAACGGGAAAGTTTTTGCTTCCCGGTCTCATCAACGCGCACGCGCATGTACAGGAGGAGCGCGGCGGAATTCCGCAGCCACTGCAGTACGAACTAAACCTGTGGCTCGCCTCGGGTATCACGACTGTTCGCGAAGTCGGCGCGGACAATACGCAGTCAATCATTGACCTCCGCGGACGCAGCGCGCGAGGTGAAGTAGCGAGCCCGAGGATTTTCGTCTACGGCCGCTTCGCCGCAGCGCCGGCGCCGAGGAGCGTGGACGATGCGAGGCAGCGTGTCCGTGATCTCAAAAAGATGGGTGTTGACGGCATCAAGCTCGTAGGCACCGATCGGGACATCATGACGGCGATGCAGGATGAGGCACGCAAGCTGGGGCTTCGCATCGCCCATCATGTCGGCGTCGAAGAGACCACCGCCTGGGACGACATCCGCCTCGGCACGACGAGCATCGAGCACTGGTACGGGATTCCCGATGCCGCAATCAAGGATCGCATTCAGAATTTTCCGTCGAGCTACAATTATCGGAACGAGGTCGACCGCTTTCGATATGCTGGCCGTCTCTGGCGTGAGGCCGATTCAGCGAAGCTGATGCAGGTTCTGGATTCGATGGTCGCGGCGCGCGTAGCCTGGGTTCCGACGCTCGACATCTATGAGGCCAGCCGTGATCTCCAGCGAGCGCGCACTCAGCCGTGGTTCGCCGACTATCTCCACCCGACGCTCGAGCAATTCTTCAAGCCTGACCTGGCTAGCCACGGATCCTATTTCATCGGGTGGACTTCAACCGATGAGACATTCTGGAAGGAGAACTACCGTATCTGGATGAACGCACTTCGCGAGTTCGAGCGGCGCGGAGGACTGATCGGCATCGGCGACGATGCGGGGTTTATTTATCAGCTTTACGGGTTTGGTCTGATTCGCGAGCTGGAGCTGCACCAGGAAGCCGGCTTCCACCCGATCAAGATCATCCAGCACGCAACGGGCAACAATGCAAGGATCCTCGGTGAAGAAAGCCGGCTCGGGCGGGTGAGAGTCGGCTATCTCGCCGATCTGATCGTCGTCAACGGCAACCCGCTGGAGAATCTCAAGGTGTTGTATGCTACCGGAGTCGAGGAGACGAGGGACGGGACAGCCGTGCATACCGGCGGCGTCGAATGGACGATAAAGGATGGGATCCCATATAATGGCCCGAGGCTGATGTCCGAGGTGAAGGAGATGGTGCGGCAGGCGCGAGCGGCGAAACGCTAGATCCGGTATGTGAT from Gemmatimonadaceae bacterium harbors:
- a CDS encoding amidohydrolase family protein; translation: MSFVSFVSFVSVFPLLAPLVLALTILVAEPASGQGAGPPVHGKRATRLVIRNATIADGNGTPASGPADVVVEGNRITGVVFLDPVAVRTGVARRPAAGDAEIDATGKFLLPGLINAHAHVQEERGGIPQPLQYELNLWLASGITTVREVGADNTQSIIDLRGRSARGEVASPRIFVYGRFAAAPAPRSVDDARQRVRDLKKMGVDGIKLVGTDRDIMTAMQDEARKLGLRIAHHVGVEETTAWDDIRLGTTSIEHWYGIPDAAIKDRIQNFPSSYNYRNEVDRFRYAGRLWREADSAKLMQVLDSMVAARVAWVPTLDIYEASRDLQRARTQPWFADYLHPTLEQFFKPDLASHGSYFIGWTSTDETFWKENYRIWMNALREFERRGGLIGIGDDAGFIYQLYGFGLIRELELHQEAGFHPIKIIQHATGNNARILGEESRLGRVRVGYLADLIVVNGNPLENLKVLYATGVEETRDGTAVHTGGVEWTIKDGIPYNGPRLMSEVKEMVRQARAAKR